A stretch of Planctomycetaceae bacterium DNA encodes these proteins:
- a CDS encoding serine protease, which yields MSFLRTIFSPGNVLRLAAALACLTGHVRPCRADNQVYQKTLTSTAWVLAKSNGETSSGTGVLVDSEKKLLITNYHVVGDARAAVIFFPELKGGKPIVERSHYLENVKKLGIRGRVLGVDRKRDLAMIEIDRIPDGISAVKLAGDSIGPGEDVQSIGNPGSTDALWVFTSGTVRSVYKKNFSTGAGEHNFKVVETQSPINSGDSGGPVVNNDGELVAISQAISPKARLVSYNVDVTEVTAFLAGPWKPAPLPANDVLSRADLTFKTHESGHLEVTFEQKDKSNQSVFVSKETEYFERADVRRIWSLATTLKEAPDAATTMLLLQQSARTKMGGWSIEKATNGDYLLIYVVKIDATATPDALKSTMEYVAQLTSVSKKALAPKETAQNASQTLDSWLSN from the coding sequence ATGAGCTTTTTAAGAACAATCTTCTCTCCCGGAAACGTCCTGCGTCTCGCTGCAGCCCTGGCATGTTTGACTGGACACGTTCGCCCTTGCCGGGCCGACAATCAGGTTTACCAGAAGACGCTGACTTCGACGGCATGGGTCCTGGCCAAGAGTAACGGCGAAACCTCCAGTGGCACGGGTGTTCTGGTGGACAGCGAAAAGAAGCTGCTGATTACGAACTATCATGTGGTCGGTGATGCTCGAGCGGCCGTGATCTTCTTTCCGGAGTTAAAGGGCGGTAAGCCCATCGTCGAACGATCGCATTATCTCGAAAACGTAAAAAAACTGGGAATTCGAGGGCGTGTTCTGGGTGTGGATCGGAAACGAGATCTGGCGATGATCGAAATTGATCGGATCCCGGATGGCATCTCTGCGGTGAAACTTGCTGGCGACAGTATTGGGCCAGGCGAGGACGTTCAGTCGATCGGCAACCCCGGCTCAACCGATGCTCTGTGGGTCTTCACCTCGGGTACCGTGCGTTCCGTCTACAAGAAGAACTTCAGTACTGGGGCCGGCGAACACAATTTCAAGGTCGTTGAAACACAATCGCCGATCAACTCCGGCGATAGTGGTGGACCAGTGGTGAACAATGACGGTGAGCTGGTCGCCATCAGTCAGGCGATTTCTCCCAAGGCCCGTCTTGTGAGCTATAACGTTGACGTGACTGAAGTTACGGCATTCCTGGCAGGCCCGTGGAAGCCCGCGCCACTGCCGGCAAACGACGTGCTGTCCAGAGCCGATCTGACGTTCAAGACTCACGAATCGGGTCACCTGGAAGTGACTTTTGAGCAGAAGGACAAATCAAACCAGTCTGTTTTCGTCAGCAAGGAGACGGAGTACTTTGAAAGAGCCGATGTTCGCAGAATCTGGTCACTGGCGACCACACTGAAGGAAGCCCCGGACGCCGCAACCACAATGCTTCTGCTTCAACAAAGTGCCCGCACAAAAATGGGCGGATGGAGCATCGAAAAAGCCACAAATGGCGACTACCTATTGATTTACGTCGTCAAGATCGACGCCACGGCGACGCCCGATGCTTTGAAAAGCACGATGGAATACGTTGCTCAGCTGACTTCGGTATCCAAGAAAGCACTCGCTCCAAAAGAAACAGCTCAGAACGCCTCTCAGACGCTGGATTCATGGCTCAGCAACTGA
- a CDS encoding PEP-CTERM sorting domain-containing protein (PEP-CTERM proteins occur, often in large numbers, in the proteomes of bacteria that also encode an exosortase, a predicted intramembrane cysteine proteinase. The presence of a PEP-CTERM domain at a protein's C-terminus predicts cleavage within the sorting domain, followed by covalent anchoring to some some component of the (usually Gram-negative) cell surface. Many PEP-CTERM proteins exhibit an unusual sequence composition that includes large numbers of potential glycosylation sites. Expression of one such protein has been shown restore the ability of a bacterium to form floc, a type of biofilm.), translating to MRLLLNRLFLISFLTLAPTNATAGIVTYTSQSVFESNAPGLITHDFSAAMVDPGSAAFVTGPIDSLTNNAVFSPGVIAPGLTISSSGGVDPLRNQLYVAGVGTVGNTVNGIYTNGSDATMSLDFGPQVSAVALNLIGFTNNTGARSFNMTVIGSLGTHLFSTPIIPDFGPGVFFGLTGTAGEKIQKISFQSGGGANEGITAIAFGEPIVASAVPEPSAFVLSMLGIGGYGLKRFRKRSHQRTDN from the coding sequence ATGCGTCTGCTTTTGAATCGTCTTTTTTTGATCTCTTTTCTGACGCTTGCCCCAACAAATGCGACCGCTGGAATTGTTACCTACACGTCGCAATCGGTTTTTGAGTCGAATGCCCCCGGCCTGATCACGCATGACTTCTCGGCAGCGATGGTGGATCCCGGATCGGCTGCATTTGTCACCGGACCCATTGACAGCCTGACGAACAATGCCGTTTTTAGTCCTGGCGTTATTGCCCCCGGTCTCACGATTTCATCGAGTGGTGGTGTAGATCCACTTCGGAATCAGTTGTATGTCGCCGGGGTTGGAACGGTGGGAAACACGGTCAATGGGATCTATACCAACGGCAGCGATGCCACGATGAGCCTCGATTTTGGTCCTCAGGTTTCAGCCGTCGCACTGAACCTGATCGGATTTACAAACAACACCGGAGCCAGGTCCTTTAATATGACGGTCATTGGCAGTCTCGGCACCCACCTATTTTCCACGCCAATTATTCCCGATTTCGGTCCGGGTGTCTTCTTTGGTCTGACCGGTACAGCTGGCGAAAAAATTCAAAAAATCAGCTTTCAGTCTGGAGGAGGGGCCAACGAAGGGATCACAGCGATTGCTTTCGGCGAACCAATCGTCGCCAGTGCTGTGCCGGAACCCAGTGCATTTGTGCTGAGCATGCTGGGTATTGGCGGTTATGGTCTGAAGCGGTTCAGAAAAAGATCTCACCAGCGGACGGACAACTAA
- a CDS encoding DUF1501 domain-containing protein, protein MTLVKHKSSRKSLPNDPPQTIQHCGETVKQYTAPLSLDSAVMMRFQGPSFRFCDGVRRRSFLQAGSLAVGGLTLSSLLQAEQASGRRSHRSVIMVYLSGGIAHQDTFDLKPEAPAEVRGEFRPVNTTVPGTQFCELLPKLAGIADKCTILRSIVGQRDEHSSFQNVTGWTMGEVQRNGTPHFGSIVSKIQGGTDSVTPPFVDLFPTMQHRPYNSTGAGYLGSAFNQVRADGEDLANMKLQFVESDAFGRRLGLLDQLDQMRRQTDNHSLDDMTESYRRACEVLTSSKLVDAMNVEREDPAVRERYGRGSSKHLGDGAPMWNDQLLTARRLVEAGVRVVTVAYGFWDTHGNNFGHMKQHLPLFDTGISALIQDLYDRGLDKDCTVVVWGEFGRSPKINDKAGRDHWAPVQSALVAGGGMPTGMVIGSTDKTAAYADNRPIHYRDILATIYHNLGIDHDAYIRDSSDRPVRILPEDAHPIRELVAT, encoded by the coding sequence ATGACTCTGGTTAAACACAAGTCGTCCCGCAAATCCCTCCCAAACGACCCACCTCAAACAATTCAACACTGCGGCGAAACTGTTAAACAGTACACCGCTCCTTTATCACTGGATAGCGCTGTTATGATGCGATTTCAGGGACCATCATTTCGTTTTTGTGACGGAGTTCGCCGAAGATCGTTCCTGCAGGCAGGGTCACTGGCTGTTGGCGGACTGACTTTGTCTTCGCTGTTGCAGGCTGAACAGGCCAGCGGCCGCCGTTCGCATCGTTCCGTCATCATGGTCTATCTGTCCGGCGGAATCGCACACCAGGATACCTTCGATCTGAAGCCGGAAGCTCCGGCAGAAGTTCGGGGAGAGTTCAGACCGGTCAACACAACTGTGCCGGGCACTCAGTTTTGTGAGCTGCTGCCGAAGCTCGCCGGTATCGCGGATAAGTGTACCATTTTGCGGTCGATCGTCGGGCAGCGCGACGAACACAGCAGCTTTCAAAATGTTACCGGCTGGACGATGGGTGAAGTACAGCGAAACGGAACACCACACTTCGGATCGATCGTTTCAAAGATTCAGGGTGGTACCGATTCCGTCACGCCTCCATTTGTCGACTTGTTTCCCACGATGCAGCATCGTCCCTACAACAGCACGGGGGCCGGTTATCTGGGAAGTGCATTCAATCAGGTCCGCGCTGATGGTGAAGACCTGGCAAATATGAAATTGCAGTTTGTAGAATCCGATGCCTTTGGGCGGCGGTTGGGATTACTTGACCAGCTCGACCAGATGCGACGACAAACAGACAACCACAGTCTGGATGACATGACCGAAAGTTATCGTCGCGCGTGTGAGGTCCTGACATCCAGTAAACTTGTGGACGCAATGAACGTCGAACGCGAAGATCCTGCCGTGCGAGAACGTTATGGGCGTGGATCCAGCAAGCATCTGGGAGACGGAGCACCGATGTGGAACGACCAGCTTCTGACCGCAAGACGCCTGGTTGAAGCCGGCGTGCGTGTCGTAACGGTGGCCTATGGCTTCTGGGACACCCACGGCAACAATTTCGGCCACATGAAACAGCACCTGCCTCTCTTTGATACCGGCATCTCGGCTTTGATTCAGGATCTTTACGACAGGGGTCTCGATAAAGACTGTACCGTTGTGGTCTGGGGCGAATTTGGCCGATCGCCCAAAATCAACGACAAAGCCGGCCGAGATCACTGGGCTCCTGTTCAGTCCGCTTTGGTTGCGGGTGGAGGAATGCCAACAGGCATGGTTATCGGTTCGACTGACAAGACAGCTGCCTATGCCGATAACCGACCGATCCACTATCGAGACATTCTGGCCACGATCTATCACAACCTGGGTATCGATCACGACGCATACATTCGCGATTCCAGTGACCGGCCGGTGCGTATTCTCCCCGAGGATGCACACCCGATTCGGGAACTGGTGGCGACCTGA
- a CDS encoding PSD1 and planctomycete cytochrome C domain-containing protein produces MSNHVFAQAQSDGEIRFEEDIRPILTEHCASCHGGVKKQGGFSVLSRSLLLAETDSGQPAVVPADAESSELLRRVRSSDPGDQMPPQGHDRLSPQEIRDLEHWIQQGVTWPEHWAYQPLSKTTAQLTSDDGDASSIGQPLIDGINPVDWFVHKKLAQQKLQPSEQAGRRILLRRLSLDLTGLNPLPEELKSFEENELPDAFISQVDRLLASPHFGERWARHWLDEARYADSEGYEKDSVKNDAWRFRDWVIRAINDDMPFDEFTRRQIAGDLLPDATDDDRIATQFHLQAQFNLEGGVDAEEDRTKRVIDRVGTVSSVWLGSSLACCQCHDHPYDSFRQRDFYAMYAFFNNADFAADFLGDVPANADKLREERKAKWSKIADLLRRQVDDKNLSDDVQSQLSSLRSYDNSKGFTRYLTERKTDKRKTWVFTRGDFLQPDQAQGDVAPNVPSVLPGAFDDTVDRNRLDLAEWLVSTENPLTARVEVNKVWMHLFGQALTDQPQEFGSRGSAPSHPELLDFLASWFMHEGGWSRKKLIRLIVSSETWRQSSVVRPELIAHDPNNHFLARQNRFRVEAEIVRDLSLQVSGLLTDEIGGPSVFPPLPSIIAEQTYAGSFKFKASEGSDRYRRGLYTFFRRTAIDPNLSTFDCPDSSLTSAQRDRSNNPLQALAALHNEVFHEAAQAFSVRLLTEGESAPESSAIIDRALVLTTGRHAYEMEKEQLLELQQAARIHYMSHPKDAVALCGQYTTDRVSQPELAAWIATMRIVLNMDEFLTRS; encoded by the coding sequence ATGTCGAACCATGTTTTCGCTCAGGCTCAATCGGACGGTGAAATCCGCTTCGAAGAGGACATTCGGCCGATACTGACAGAACACTGCGCGAGTTGTCATGGTGGGGTGAAGAAGCAAGGTGGCTTCAGCGTCCTGAGTCGAAGTCTGCTGCTTGCTGAGACTGATTCGGGACAGCCTGCTGTTGTCCCCGCCGACGCAGAAAGCAGCGAACTTCTGAGACGCGTCAGGTCAAGTGATCCGGGGGATCAGATGCCGCCGCAGGGACACGATCGGTTGAGCCCTCAGGAAATCCGGGATCTTGAACATTGGATACAGCAAGGGGTGACATGGCCGGAACACTGGGCATATCAACCACTGTCGAAGACAACAGCGCAGTTGACATCCGATGACGGAGACGCATCATCGATCGGTCAGCCCCTGATTGACGGTATCAATCCCGTCGACTGGTTCGTTCACAAGAAACTGGCTCAGCAGAAACTGCAGCCATCCGAACAGGCCGGTCGGAGAATTCTTTTGCGACGGCTTTCACTGGATCTGACAGGACTAAATCCCCTGCCCGAAGAATTAAAGTCATTTGAGGAAAACGAACTTCCGGACGCATTCATCAGCCAGGTGGACCGACTGCTGGCATCGCCGCATTTTGGAGAACGCTGGGCGCGACATTGGCTTGATGAGGCTCGCTACGCCGACTCCGAAGGGTACGAAAAAGATTCTGTCAAGAATGATGCGTGGCGGTTCCGTGACTGGGTGATTCGGGCAATCAACGACGATATGCCATTTGACGAATTTACTCGCCGGCAGATCGCCGGAGACCTGTTGCCTGATGCCACAGATGACGATCGGATTGCCACCCAGTTTCACTTGCAGGCACAGTTCAATCTGGAGGGTGGTGTTGATGCCGAGGAAGACCGTACCAAGCGAGTGATCGATCGAGTCGGCACGGTCAGTTCGGTATGGCTGGGTTCTTCTCTGGCGTGCTGTCAGTGCCATGACCATCCGTATGATTCGTTTCGACAGCGTGATTTTTATGCAATGTACGCTTTCTTCAATAACGCAGATTTTGCCGCGGACTTTCTCGGCGACGTGCCAGCGAATGCGGACAAACTTCGTGAAGAACGGAAAGCGAAGTGGTCAAAGATCGCAGATCTGCTGCGTCGACAGGTAGACGACAAGAATCTGAGCGATGATGTCCAAAGCCAGTTGTCCAGTCTTCGATCTTACGACAACAGCAAGGGTTTCACCCGGTACCTGACGGAACGGAAGACGGACAAACGGAAGACCTGGGTTTTCACGCGAGGCGATTTTCTTCAGCCAGATCAGGCTCAGGGCGATGTTGCCCCCAACGTGCCATCCGTACTGCCCGGGGCGTTCGACGACACGGTGGATCGCAATCGACTGGACCTTGCTGAGTGGCTGGTTTCGACCGAGAACCCTCTGACAGCTCGTGTTGAAGTCAATAAGGTTTGGATGCACCTGTTTGGCCAGGCACTGACGGATCAACCGCAGGAGTTTGGCTCCAGAGGCTCAGCACCGTCACATCCGGAGTTGCTGGATTTTCTGGCTTCCTGGTTCATGCATGAAGGTGGCTGGAGCCGCAAGAAATTAATTCGCCTGATCGTTTCATCCGAAACCTGGCGGCAGTCGTCCGTGGTGCGTCCCGAATTGATCGCCCATGATCCGAACAACCACTTTCTCGCTCGACAGAACCGATTTCGCGTGGAAGCGGAAATAGTGCGAGACCTGAGTCTTCAGGTGTCCGGGCTGCTGACCGATGAGATCGGTGGCCCAAGCGTATTTCCTCCGCTGCCATCGATCATTGCCGAACAAACCTATGCCGGCAGCTTCAAATTCAAAGCGTCAGAAGGATCGGACAGGTATCGGCGTGGTCTGTATACGTTTTTTCGCCGCACAGCTATTGACCCCAATCTCAGCACATTCGATTGCCCCGACAGCAGTCTCACCAGCGCGCAGAGAGATCGATCGAATAATCCGCTGCAGGCGCTGGCCGCTCTTCACAATGAAGTATTTCATGAAGCCGCTCAGGCATTCTCTGTGCGACTCCTGACGGAAGGAGAATCGGCTCCGGAAAGTTCAGCGATTATCGATCGAGCATTGGTGCTGACAACTGGTCGGCATGCTTACGAGATGGAAAAAGAACAGCTGCTCGAATTACAACAGGCCGCTCGGATTCACTACATGAGTCATCCGAAAGACGCCGTCGCTTTGTGCGGTCAATACACAACGGACCGCGTTTCACAACCTGAACTTGCCGCCTGGATTGCAACGATGCGAATCGTCCTGAATATGGATGAATTCCTCACTCGAAGTTAG
- a CDS encoding M56 family metallopeptidase, whose protein sequence is MNEDFFMSVVIIHAAQIVAVVAAVMMTGRFLRHRPFVVRCLWLVVLLKCLTPPLVSSQLSVFSWISGPWMSRSLDERQDLHSVSAISDETMAGFSNRSGALRGGYEAEVSATNSLMNDAGFVAADSAWLAIENHSEDPDAEAFSRSAGEFQAGPVLKPVRRFPWFAAGLLASMLTGFLVIALRYASCVKAIRGKRVVSLEDRPQAIANSVAEKMKLKRRPCVWVTDLLFGPAVLGVLRPVIVLPRILLDSMTDDQLRPIVTHELVHIRRGDLWVGLCQATAQCLWWFWPPVWMANRRLTRATEQCCDEETIRISSCSPSEYARILLAVIESKHCLKPVPVFPGMKPVEITSQRMERIMSLTQGSQKRMSWKSISGAMLLAIAVLPGAVPGQTSDQNAERVAEGEVLYQVLEQPGLVDKDDEVAAVKVETIEYAVGDLLERLCKQRGFSELDAKDALVAEIWPFAGMPRAESGVAIWKNDVLLLTHNATGHERIRQRVAQLRKHGFRQVRVQATLISGPIESIDRLLADLPGFGPDRQSLPLQVIDEAAFSVLRHTAQNNVKMNIKQLPDTLVTNHTECQFRDGVDRSILVDVKDDQPQTHKAAEGVTLRVTPEIQENAVSVVGDIEVCDLDDENGVQVSQTVNGRQEVLTAPGLRTQHLALRLPARIDENQALLIGGINWKQNESLLVLVQANPVSDDARPKDRLVTVTGAVKNPGRIELLNGRETRLLDAFNSAVGLASAADSRVVLGRQVPAKTGQIVTTYRLISLADVRLNGKWNDVLKACDSITVSPKDESLVSGRSQALLKKLSQKVTLKFDDTSFMEAVRTIAMDHQVSIAVDTGSLKSANVPLADKRVSLAVTDDTLENALTLLCDECGMSYQVAHEVIRFHAPVADKAVLPDVSGQMTVRCYQVADLVVPMSDANSPEPDEQQMKPDYSSLVELIKTTIAPDSWKFDAMVVPELNTLTLVIRQTDDIHNQIAELLCELRRIAEIQTTTEIRVLRFSSREQIEWLEKNITFHKERSQHPWALLPLKEIAEAQDPFTIGRSLAAPKSTTFDGIEGKVNLENLADGFSLQTAFSVNSLGGDRLVKLMCSVGDLDNPIGDRMCLIIADGQTLLLDVTEMVKTSSLAAAGGGLSGAATLAAEKVDEHRKKQVEQLRGRIIVAITPIVTR, encoded by the coding sequence ATGAATGAAGACTTCTTCATGTCGGTCGTGATCATCCATGCGGCTCAGATTGTTGCTGTCGTGGCTGCGGTCATGATGACCGGGCGTTTTTTGCGTCATCGACCGTTCGTCGTGCGATGCCTGTGGCTGGTTGTGCTGCTGAAATGCCTCACGCCGCCTCTGGTAAGTTCTCAACTGTCCGTGTTTTCATGGATCAGCGGGCCGTGGATGTCTCGTTCACTGGATGAACGGCAGGATTTGCATTCGGTGTCGGCGATTTCTGATGAGACGATGGCCGGATTTTCGAATCGTTCAGGTGCGCTTCGTGGCGGTTACGAAGCTGAAGTTTCAGCAACCAACAGTCTTATGAATGATGCAGGTTTCGTGGCTGCAGATTCTGCGTGGCTGGCGATTGAGAATCATTCGGAAGACCCGGACGCCGAAGCGTTTTCGCGATCCGCTGGAGAATTTCAGGCGGGCCCGGTTCTGAAGCCAGTGCGGCGGTTTCCGTGGTTCGCGGCGGGTTTGCTGGCGTCAATGCTGACTGGGTTTCTGGTGATTGCACTTCGGTATGCTTCCTGCGTGAAGGCGATTCGCGGCAAGCGAGTCGTCTCTCTGGAAGATCGCCCTCAGGCAATCGCGAATTCGGTGGCGGAGAAAATGAAACTGAAACGCCGACCATGTGTGTGGGTGACCGACCTGCTGTTCGGACCCGCCGTGCTGGGTGTCCTGCGGCCGGTGATTGTGCTGCCTCGAATTCTGCTGGACAGCATGACAGACGATCAACTGCGACCGATCGTGACACACGAACTGGTGCATATTCGGCGAGGCGATCTGTGGGTGGGACTGTGTCAGGCGACTGCCCAGTGTCTCTGGTGGTTCTGGCCGCCGGTGTGGATGGCGAATCGTCGTCTGACGCGAGCCACCGAACAGTGCTGCGACGAAGAAACCATCCGCATCAGCAGCTGTTCGCCATCGGAGTATGCTCGCATTTTACTGGCCGTCATCGAAAGTAAGCATTGTTTGAAACCCGTCCCCGTCTTTCCCGGCATGAAGCCCGTGGAAATCACATCTCAACGAATGGAGAGAATCATGTCGCTGACACAGGGAAGTCAAAAGCGAATGTCATGGAAGAGTATTTCCGGCGCGATGCTGCTGGCCATCGCTGTTCTGCCGGGTGCGGTGCCCGGGCAGACGTCCGATCAGAATGCTGAGCGTGTTGCGGAAGGAGAAGTTCTTTATCAGGTGCTCGAGCAGCCGGGGCTGGTGGATAAGGACGACGAAGTCGCCGCGGTGAAGGTTGAAACCATCGAATACGCCGTGGGGGATTTGCTCGAGAGGCTATGCAAACAACGTGGGTTTTCCGAACTCGATGCGAAGGATGCTTTAGTGGCCGAGATCTGGCCCTTCGCTGGAATGCCTCGAGCTGAAAGCGGCGTGGCGATCTGGAAAAACGATGTGTTGCTGTTGACTCACAACGCGACGGGGCATGAACGAATTCGGCAACGTGTGGCTCAACTCCGCAAGCATGGATTTCGTCAGGTTCGAGTTCAGGCGACTCTGATTTCCGGGCCGATTGAGTCAATAGATCGCCTGCTCGCCGATCTGCCGGGCTTCGGTCCGGATCGTCAATCATTGCCGCTACAGGTTATTGATGAAGCTGCGTTTTCAGTCCTGCGGCACACGGCACAAAACAATGTGAAAATGAACATCAAACAGCTTCCGGACACACTCGTGACGAATCACACGGAATGTCAGTTCCGAGATGGTGTGGACCGGTCGATATTGGTCGACGTCAAGGATGACCAGCCTCAGACGCACAAAGCTGCAGAAGGGGTCACGCTGCGCGTCACGCCGGAGATTCAGGAGAACGCAGTGTCTGTCGTTGGTGACATCGAAGTTTGCGATCTTGACGACGAGAACGGTGTGCAGGTTTCACAGACAGTGAACGGCCGTCAGGAAGTCCTGACTGCTCCAGGTCTCAGGACGCAGCATTTGGCATTGAGATTGCCTGCTCGCATTGACGAAAATCAGGCGTTGCTGATCGGCGGAATCAATTGGAAGCAGAATGAGTCGCTGTTGGTCCTGGTTCAGGCAAATCCCGTGAGCGACGATGCAAGGCCGAAAGACAGGTTGGTTACAGTGACCGGTGCCGTGAAGAATCCGGGCCGTATTGAGCTGCTGAACGGACGCGAAACGCGACTTCTGGATGCGTTTAATTCTGCTGTTGGACTTGCTTCAGCCGCTGATTCACGGGTTGTTCTGGGGCGTCAGGTCCCGGCAAAGACGGGCCAGATTGTGACGACTTATCGATTGATCAGCCTGGCAGATGTTCGTCTGAACGGAAAATGGAACGACGTTCTAAAGGCCTGCGATTCCATCACGGTGTCGCCGAAAGACGAGTCTCTTGTGAGTGGACGATCGCAGGCTTTGCTTAAAAAACTGTCGCAGAAAGTCACTCTGAAGTTCGACGATACGTCCTTCATGGAAGCCGTTCGTACGATCGCGATGGATCATCAAGTGAGCATTGCCGTTGACACAGGCTCGTTGAAATCAGCCAATGTTCCTTTGGCAGATAAGAGGGTGTCGTTGGCTGTCACTGATGATACGCTGGAGAATGCTCTGACTCTGTTGTGTGATGAATGCGGAATGTCGTACCAGGTCGCACATGAAGTGATCCGGTTTCACGCCCCCGTCGCGGATAAGGCTGTCCTCCCGGACGTGTCAGGGCAAATGACTGTCCGATGTTACCAGGTCGCAGATTTGGTAGTACCGATGTCGGACGCGAATTCTCCGGAACCGGATGAGCAGCAAATGAAGCCCGACTATTCCAGTCTCGTGGAACTGATCAAGACAACGATTGCACCGGATTCCTGGAAGTTTGATGCAATGGTCGTGCCTGAGCTCAACACACTTACCCTTGTCATTCGTCAGACGGACGATATTCACAATCAGATTGCGGAGCTGCTGTGCGAGCTGCGGAGAATTGCGGAAATCCAGACGACGACAGAAATCCGTGTGCTGCGGTTTAGCTCAAGAGAACAGATCGAGTGGCTCGAGAAGAATATCACGTTTCATAAAGAACGCAGTCAACACCCCTGGGCTCTGTTGCCGTTGAAGGAAATCGCTGAAGCGCAGGATCCGTTCACGATTGGCAGGAGTCTGGCGGCTCCGAAAAGCACCACCTTTGACGGCATTGAAGGGAAAGTGAATCTGGAGAATCTCGCCGATGGCTTTTCCCTGCAAACAGCGTTCAGTGTGAATTCGCTGGGAGGGGATCGTTTGGTGAAACTCATGTGTTCGGTTGGGGATTTAGACAACCCGATTGGCGATCGGATGTGTCTGATAATTGCTGACGGTCAGACATTGCTGCTGGATGTGACAGAGATGGTGAAAACATCATCGCTCGCCGCCGCAGGCGGCGGACTGTCAGGCGCTGCGACACTGGCTGCGGAGAAAGTCGACGAGCATCGAAAGAAGCAGGTGGAACAGCTGCGAGGACGCATCATCGTCGCGATCACTCCGATAGTGACTCGCTGA
- a CDS encoding BlaI/MecI/CopY family transcriptional regulator gives MPPRPGLSKAELEIARLVWELKSASVRQVFEALPVGREVDFTTVQTYLKRLQEKGYLNVRLENRAKIYSPRVKPRTVIRETVDDLVDRLFGGDAMPLVQHLVEEKEFSTADIEQLRSLLNRLEGDRHE, from the coding sequence ATGCCGCCGAGACCGGGGTTGTCGAAGGCTGAGCTGGAGATTGCTCGGCTGGTGTGGGAGCTGAAATCAGCCAGCGTGCGGCAGGTGTTTGAGGCTCTGCCGGTCGGGCGCGAGGTGGACTTCACCACGGTGCAGACCTATCTGAAGCGGCTGCAGGAAAAAGGTTATCTGAATGTTCGGCTGGAAAACCGAGCGAAGATTTATTCGCCTCGCGTGAAGCCTCGAACTGTGATTCGAGAAACCGTGGACGATCTCGTGGATCGGCTGTTTGGTGGTGATGCTATGCCTCTGGTACAGCATCTGGTTGAAGAAAAAGAGTTCTCCACGGCAGATATTGAACAACTGCGATCGCTGTTGAACCGGTTGGAAGGAGACCGTCATGAATGA